The following nucleotide sequence is from Synchiropus splendidus isolate RoL2022-P1 chromosome 1, RoL_Sspl_1.0, whole genome shotgun sequence.
TCACTCCATTTTCTTTCACAGTGCTACCAGCCGGAGTAGTGACGTGATACAGCCAATATATGTTATCATTCAGGCACAGCTGCACTTTTTGTACCACCAGGAAGATCACTTATATCAATGTTAACAGCTAGCATGCTttttaaagtgatttaaaaaaaacgaacatttgttttaaattcaGCTGATGCTTATTAAGATAAGTACTTGTTTTTTAACAAAGTGATTTTGGGCTCTGATTAAAAATGTTGGTGTCCAATAACACTAGCTGAGACACAATTTGGttataaataaatctaaaaatgtaatgttcCTCTTTAAATTAGCATGTGTCCTACTATGTGTGTGCATTCATGATATTTAAATAAAGACAGGATGCATGGCATGGATGTTATTAGATTCATAGCACAGTTGTAATGATAGCAAGTGATATTTATTGCAAACAGAACGCACCAAGGTCTTGATTTCTGTAAAACATTTATTAGTAGACACAGAAAGATGGTGGTGACGAATGGAAATAGGTTCTTAAATTCTAATTTGAAGCTACTTGAGGGCCCTGCTATGAGATACAGAAAtgaccaaaatgaaaataaaacacttaaCAATCCATGTGGTATGAGTGTTCTTTGGTCTTTTAAGTTCCTCTGGCATAAAAAGTGGTGAagcaaaattatttttaaaaaaaagggggaaagaaTAAAAGCCATACAGAGAGAATTCTGCTTGTTAAGGGTGCAGTGTAATTAGAAATATTGTACATTTCAGCTACATCGTGGCAAAATGTTGGCAGAAACTTGACATCAAAATGGAAGGTCTTCACACATACACCGATGTTGATAATTTGTTATTTGTGAGTACAATTTCCAGCcaacatttcagcaaaaaaacaGGTGTCTGACGTTAACAACAAAATCTGAAGAAGAAACCTTCAAAATCTGTAGTTACTCACACTACCACGAGATGGCACTTTGGAGACGTCTGGCAAGGGACCTAAAATCATGACTTGACGAACAGTCAAAAGCATAAATGTGCCTTTTCGATAACAAATTGGGTTCATGATTTGACATTCCACAGGTTTTCAGTACCTGCCAAACGCTTTCTTAACAAGTGGTGATCGTTTCTGCAGCCAGGAGATACAGACGAGACTTTATTGTATAAAAAAAGGTAAAGTTGTGCTttaagaaacaaagaaatattAAACAAAACCATCAAGGGACAAGAATTAAGTTAATCCCATTTTAAACAGGAAGGAGAATTTACTGCTTGAAATGTGGAATGAAATCAAACGTTGCTGGAATGTGACACTCTCCGGTGTGTTTATAAGGTGTTCAGTTCGTGCAGGGTCTGGTCCAGGACTTGGTGCATACACAGATTGTCCTCCTTGGCCTGTGATAGTTTTTCTACagaaatggaacaaaaaaaagaggaagttaCTGGATTATTAATAAATGAGTTCGAGCTTGTGACTCATTGTCAAGGCAGCACCCTGTGGAAGACAACCTCGACCTGCAAAGTACATGATAACTTGTGCTACATGCAAAAACCACACTGGTGCGCTGTCCCATGCAAAAACTCAGGTGGCAGGCAGGGTCCATTTTATAGTTGCTCCATTTTACTCCACTCGTAAATTCCTCATTATTGCGGTGATCTGTCTAACCAACCATCTAAAATTATTCTGAAGTTGTTGAACggtcactgtttgttttttttttgagggacaagaattAATGGTGAAATACACATAACTCAGAATTaaagaattttaattttaaaagaaTACATGGAAGGGAAAAAGAAAGGCCTAAAAAAAGTTACAGTAAGAACTCGGAATGGACAATGAAAAACGTTTCTTTGGTGGCTGCacaaatacaggcaaagggctgcactttgcccacctgTGGTTTAGACTGTTCAGTTGACAAAGCAATATTTATACTGATTCAAATTTGTATTAAGCATAGAATATATCAAAATACCCTGGCAAGTTATGGGCGATGATTTTTAGAAGTGTATTTTGGGAATATTTGCGTCAATACTCATCTACCTCAGGAGTGGATTGTAAGGATATATGAGGTcagtaaaacatttttgttttcttgcttgttttttttaattcaatttctttcttttcatttggtgTCGAACTGGTCTTCAGCAAAGGCAGTCGACGAGGTTCAACCCATGTTTCAAGACTGTGTTTGACATTTGCATTCCATGCCACTCTAGTTTGCATCCAGGTTTTTTCTTCAACAACCACCAGTTTAAAAGAGCTCTCTGTAGGCCCTGGTCTTGTAATACATACATTACAGTGGTAATAGTATGACGTTGCTGAAAGAGAACAAACTTGAAGGGAATTTTTTGGACTCTGCGGAGAGGAATGGAACCATCATAACATGGACGCTGCCTACGAGGCACAAAGTGACCTGATTTCACACACAGGTGTTTCAGCAACATGTCTGGATCCTCATGACTGAGGTTAGACGTGACATTTGCAGACCGTTgaacagaacacacacaagtgAGGAAGCTTCAAGAAAATCCCTCACCTTGTTGAATACACCAGTTTGATAAGATGGACAACAACCTCTTCCTGCTAATATAATATAAGAAGCTACACAAGTGATGAGGACCACGGCTTAGAATGGAAGACAAGAACTTTAATGTTCGTAGCAGAAGGTTCAGCCATGATGAGAAGTAGTTTTGCTTGCTTTGCAGACGACCATGAGAAAGAACAAAGAGCCTCTACAGAGATGTCATGTCATTGAGGGCATGATCCAGCTCCTCACTAATGGCCTTGTACTTCAGCTTCTGAGCATACAATTCATCTGGAGGTCGACAGGAAGAGCAAGCGGACGTCAAGGTCAGCAGCAAACAGAAGCCAAGAAGCAGGATGAGGAACAGAGAGAATCGGGAGGAAGAAGAAAGCACATACAGATATCAGGAGGGGTGGAGATGCAGAGACATCAGGTTAGAAAAATggacatgaaatgaaaacttgCAGGAAGAACAGctgaaacatgttttataaGCTCTTAATTTAATCAACCTATGATTGAACACAGAAagtttttacttattttaacaGTGTACATGTGCGCTCACCTTCCAGGTCATCGATCGACTTTTCCAGTTTGGCAACTGTCCTCTCAGCAAACTCTGCACGAGTCTCAGCctgccaaacaaaaacacacaaagttAGGCGGACAAAGAAGCGACAACAGTGACAGCTCACTTTTCATGTAGATATCATCAACCACAgagtattaaaaaaattaaCCAGAGAGTAGAGCTCACCTCCTTCAGTTTGTCAGTCAGGACTTTGATTTCCTCCTCGTACTTGTCTTCTTTTTCAGAGTACTGACAAACGACAGAGAATAAATTAAATCATTCTGTTTGTTTCGTGACACAATTTAAGTACTTCAGACGGCTCTTCGTGTTTCTCTTGTGACTCAATTGAATTCGACATTGAATATTTGGAATCGATTGCACTAACCACTAGCTTCATGAAGCGGAAATACAGTCAGTTACACAAAAGCTGTTGGATAAAGCTTCACACACCTGAAGATAAATGAAACTGTGAGTGAAATGtagttgtttagttttgttccTTAACGCAAAATTACTCAGTTATTTATCATCATAAAGCACTTGCTCATATCTTGTTCAGCACCGCTACTTTATATTCTAGCATGATAACAAAGGGTTaactggaaaaacaacaactcaatTACAGAGTAATCGGTTTATTAACGGCTTATGTGTGTTCCCTAATCTCATATTCGTATTAGGAgggacacaaaaaaaacaatccagttAATATGAGGGTTTTATGATAAATTAATTGCAATTATCGTATTTCAATAACTGGCACCATAATGATCAATTTGAAGTTGAATCAGTGAAACATGTTCCTGTGATGACTGTTTGCTGCACAAAGTGCACAAACAGCATTTGCATTGCTTCTGTCCTGAAGTTCTTTAGACTACAACTTCCTGTCCAACAGTGCCATCTCATGTAGTGGCCTCATTATGGATGATTTGATTTGGCTAATGTGGTGCACAGATATAATCGCAGATACAATTACTGTTGTCTGTAATAAATGAATTGAACTTATTGTAACGTGGCAATGCATcgtttaagaatatttgtttttggcggcgCCGCTGGTAaaagagtgtaattgcaagcaGTTTTCCCCGTCCTGCGTTTATTTCTTTATGAGATAAGACCGAGGCAAATCGGCGAAAAATGTCATCgcaaatggcaaaaaaaacactgtgaagcttatacttgcaaagagACTCTAGAAACATGTGTGATTCCACATCAGGAATCAAACTGTCATTTAGCCAGAGAGGAGAGCCAGGATCCAGCAGgaggctgaagcagctgacAGACCGTCTGACCCacataataaaactttatttcaactGCATGTTTGAGAATGGAgcaaaggggaaagttttgacttttcctgaattggtgacagcagACTGCTAGAATAACTTCcatggcatttttttttacctcaaacTATATTAATTGAGGCAATAATTAAGTAAGACATTGGTCACAGATGTGGCCTGGACACACAATTTCCCATCGCAGACGCACACATTTTAAGTCATCTCCTCTAAATCAGCTTTCAGAGAACACCAACAACTCACCTTCTCCGACTGGGCCTCTAAGGATTTCAGGTTATTGGTCACAtttttcagctcctcctccaggtcaCTGGCTTTACTGTGGATACAGTCAGACACAATTTCAGGTTCCAGTGCCAAATAGCAGTGTGTGTATTTGCTAAATATGCGGCCATTTACAGAATGTGTTTACCATTCTGAGAGCTCTGCCCTCTCCTCGGCTCTCTCCAGTTCTCCCTCCAGGATCACCAGCTTGCGAGCAACCTGTTACGATTTAACATGTTTCCATCAGCAAGATGTGTTTTTTGTCAATAAGGTGTGTCCCTCATCCAACCTCCTCATATTTGCGGTCGGCCTCCTCTGCAATGTGTTTGGCTTCCTTCAGCTGCATCTCCTGgatctccatcttctcctcatcCTTCATCGCTCTATTTTCTATCACCTTCATCCCTCTGATAAGAAGTCAGATTATTATTCTCAAACAATGCAAGTTTacgttgataaaaaaaaaatacaactaaaAAACTTTGTGTTACTCATCAACTCAACAGGAGTAGATTGGAGGGGGAAAAAGTTTCACTACTCTTGTCTTATAGTTTTTTTTCACAAGCATCTGGTGAGTTTGTAACCTCAAGTGTAATGGCTTCCTTTTGTAACAAagactgacctctcgctctcgtcTGCAGCCTTCTCAGCCTCCTCCAGTTTCTGCAGCGCTGTGGCCAGTCTCTCTTGGGCCCGGTccaactcctcctccaccagctggATCCTGCGGTTCAGAGCTGCTACATCACCCTCCGCCTGAGAGGAAGACAAAGCAAAGGGAGGGGAGAAAAAGATAAATTTAGGCcattcatttcagtttgaaCTGTTCAAGATGTCACACCCCCCTCACCCTTCAATAAATCAGGGAGgctcagcaggtcatttgggGTGTTAAGAAACAAATCTGGACACATAGTTGGCCACAAAGGTTTTCAAAACTTAATGCGCACGTGGACaaacaaaaactgttttcagtTTAGCAAGACGGAGAGCGACTTATGTTCCTGAGAGACTGAATTGAACTTTAAATTTGTTTGTCAAAGCAATCTACAACAAATACCATTGAGTGAACTGGACAATAAAATACATGCCAAATTAAGTTCTTTAAACCATGCAATTTTTGCAGGAAAAAGATATGACAAAAGACATGAAGGCAATCAAAGAGTAGGAGAAAAATGCACCCATATCAGAAAATTCATTGAGAGCATATCAGGGGGTAGTTCTTTGATTCAAAATCTGCTTcagattcagaaaataaaaggaGCAACTTCACTCAAAAATATACTGTCACAACTTATTTGTAGACGAAGGGAAAGAACAGAATTCAACTAGACGATCACGTGATGCATTTCAATGACAGTCTATGATTCCTGTACCACAACCACAACCAGGGCTTGTTATAGCCAGTAGTAATTACTTCCTCGTCCTTTGCCAACCTCCGAAAACATTCCTGATGCGCCTGCATTCTTCTCCTTTTACTGCCACCAGGGTATCTCAAGTTCCCCGATCAATGAATGAGTTGTGAAATGGAGAGGCCGAAAATGATTTCCTTAAGAGGGCAGCTGCAGTTTCAGTCATGGGCTGAGATTTGAATGGTATTTCCATCCTCAGTGAGAATGAAGACGTTGACTGGTGAGTGTGGAGGAGCAATGGTTGAGTGGTTATCTGGGCTTGGTAAACAAGACAAAGAAAGGaaggagaaaataaacagaCGAGTCCACATCCACTTCCTGTGACTCAAGACTAGACTAATATACCATGTGTTTTCACCCAATATATTAAAGAAAAGTGGTATAGAAATCGAAGAAAGACTGTGAAACCTGAAGAGACGACCATCATTCTTGAAACAAACAGGCCTCTGTGCACAGCTGCAAGAGTTATTAGGTCAGTGACTCATTAGCTAGTCTCTCAGTCCAGAGGTTAGTTTGCAAGTCAGAGCGACATGCTGAGTACAGGTGGTTCACTTTTCTTATATTAAAGACGTCTCTCTGAAATGATCACAATGAGATTAAACAGTTGTTAATGAAACATTTACTATGTATAGCTGTGTCATTTATCATGAAAAACTCAAATTCCTGGTTAGTGGGACAGACTTATCAAGCTAGTCAGCTCCCATAAGTATtgtctgggttttttttccatacgCTTTTTAAGTAGTTCTAGTCCAAATAACTGGACTAGAACCAATTGTTTGTCAAGGCTTCCTGGAGTACATTGAGTCATTGTATTGCAATATTACAGTAGTAGATTAGAGTTAGTTCCACGGTGGGGAAATTCAGCAATATTATATAATTTTAATCCATTAGTATTATACAATATTGTAGATAACAACTTCATTAAGGGGTGAAGAAAAGTGCCAAGCAAAACATGCAATCAGGAAACACACTCTAAGATCCAGCATTCTAAGGTAGTATTCAATGTTCACAGATGCTTCATCTCATCTCAGCCCAACTTAAAGCTAAAACAAGTCACTCTTTCATTGAGATTGTTTCTGTAACAGGAAGTAGTCGGTGAATGTTTTGGTGTGATGAGTCGAACAAGGACAAAGCAAGGTGGCATGCAAACTTATTGTTACTGATTGATCAGATCACATCTGATAAGATGACTGTACTTAGCTACGGAACAATGATCCCAGAACTCAGCGGTGACATTGACTGGGGTGAAAAGGGCACATGATGCTCTGAGATAACGTACTTAACAGAAGCTTGTCGCACGGTGAATCCTCAACTGAAACTTCAGTGAGAAGgaaccatattgaaaaaaaGTCTGTCACTGGTTACGTGATCAGATCATGTCGCAAGAATTCTAGCCACCAGATGTGACTTTCTGGAATGCTTTGCAAATGCATAATCATACCACAAACCTGAAATCTTGGCAAAACTGTGAAATAAATTCAAAGCCAACAGCAATTATCACCTACAATGTATGTTTGCTGAGAGTTAATAACTAGAGCTGAAGATCAGATGGAAAAAACATGCTTCAGGAAGGCGCGGCAGCCACGTAGGCAACGGGGTGAAGGGGTTATTAAGTCTGTTTGTCTTCAGAATAAATAGCTTTCCATTTCTGTCTCTTCCATTCTGTCACTGACTTAAGACtcaggaaatgaaaacactgtttccACCAGAGCACACAAGACccaaatttcatttttacatttttaccaaGGTTATAGTGAGTGAAACTGCAAAGATGAAAGCAGTCGGTCTTTCCATTCTCTAAATCGCTGCTCGctctcattgtttttattcttgCCTTCCCACGTCACACCCAGCTGCACCCACTGCTGCCAGGTGAGGCTGCTGAGGCGAGACAGGAAACGTCTGTCTAAGCAGCCAAGATGTGTTAAACACAGCCCGCGGTGAACAGAGGAAAACTAGCCCAAAgctgcatgaatgaatgaaaagtcGTAAACGGCCGCTACATCTTGAATGCCACCGCACGCCTGCAGACGGCTGCTAGGTAACAGAATCTGACCACCTCCAAAAATTCTCACTTCCTTCCTGAATTCGGACAAAAGTGAGGTATACGACGTGTGCGCAAACAAACAGCCCTTTCACCAGCTTAAGGTCAGACCCAgttccacacacacagccagacaAACAGGCCTATAATCACCAGTGAGAAACCAGCAAGTACCCTGACTCTGACTCGCACACAAGTAAATCCATGCTCTGCCCTG
It contains:
- the tpm4a gene encoding tropomyosin 4a isoform X1; the protein is MEAIKKKMQMLKLDKENAIDRAEQAETDKKAAEDKCKQLEEELMDLQKKMKQTEDELDKFSEGLKDAQEKLELSEKKAADAEGDVAALNRRIQLVEEELDRAQERLATALQKLEEAEKAADESERGMKVIENRAMKDEEKMEIQEMQLKEAKHIAEEADRKYEEVARKLVILEGELERAEERAELSECKASDLEEELKNVTNNLKSLEAQSEKYSEKEDKYEEEIKVLTDKLKEAETRAEFAERTVAKLEKSIDDLEEKLSQAKEDNLCMHQVLDQTLHELNTL
- the tpm4a gene encoding tropomyosin 4a isoform X2, whose amino-acid sequence is MASINSLDAVKRKIQCLQQQADEAEDRAQVLQRELDSERDLREKAEGDVAALNRRIQLVEEELDRAQERLATALQKLEEAEKAADESERGMKVIENRAMKDEEKMEIQEMQLKEAKHIAEEADRKYEEVARKLVILEGELERAEERAELSECKASDLEEELKNVTNNLKSLEAQSEKYSEKEDKYEEEIKVLTDKLKEAETRAEFAERTVAKLEKSIDDLEEKLSQAKEDNLCMHQVLDQTLHELNTL
- the tpm4a gene encoding tropomyosin 4a isoform X3, with translation MEAIKKKMQMLKLDKENAIDRAEQAETDKKAAEDKCKQLEEELMDLQKKMKQTEDELDKFSEGLKDAQEKLELSEKKAADAEGDVAALNRRIQLVEEELDRAQERLATALQKLEEAEKAADESERGMKVIENRAMKDEEKMEIQEMQLKEAKHIAEEADRKYEEVARKLVILEGELERAEERAELSECKASDLEEELKNVTNNLKSLEAQSEKYSEKEDKYEEEIKVLTDKLKEAETRAEFAERTVAKLEKSIDDLEDELYAQKLKYKAISEELDHALNDMTSL
- the tpm4a gene encoding tropomyosin 4a isoform X4; this encodes MASINSLDAVKRKIQCLQQQADEAEDRAQVLQRELDSERDLREKAEGDVAALNRRIQLVEEELDRAQERLATALQKLEEAEKAADESERGMKVIENRAMKDEEKMEIQEMQLKEAKHIAEEADRKYEEVARKLVILEGELERAEERAELSECKASDLEEELKNVTNNLKSLEAQSEKYSEKEDKYEEEIKVLTDKLKEAETRAEFAERTVAKLEKSIDDLEDELYAQKLKYKAISEELDHALNDMTSL